GAAAGCCATTTCGCCTTTTCATTTTTTGGCTTGTCCCAAAAAACGAAACAAAAAAAGACAAGGCTGTGAATAAATTCCTAAAATTCAGCTAGTTACTACACTTAAATCCAAACTCTCCCGATAAGCTACGCTTTCGGGATCAAACAGTGGATTTAAATTCGATTTTCTTACATCTGAATTTCTTAACGGAATTGATTCTAGGCCGATTTAATACCCCAAATTCTATAATATCTTCGCCTTTGTTGGAGTTGTCTCCAACAAACCGCTGAAGTATCAACAACAACCACTGCCTGATTCACAGCTATTCTGCAACTCTGAAAGTTTCACTCTTGGTTTGTCCTTCTTGGCTCCTGGTTTCTCTGCATAAACCGTTACACTAAAGATTCCAGTAGACCCACTTTTAAATTGAGCCAATCCTTCTTCGTCCAAATATTTAGATAAGATATCATCTGGAATGTCAATGGTTTTCTCCTTTTGAATGGTGATGTTAGAAAAACCCTGATCTTCTATAAACCCAAGATATTCCTCCTTCTGAATAGCACCAGACACACAGCCGGCATACATTTCCGCATCGTGTTGGAGGGCTTCTGGCAACTCTCCTACCAATACAATATCAGAGATACTAAAATGTCCTCCTGGCTTGAGCACTCGGAAAATTTCGGCGATGACATTCTTTTTATTGGGAACTAAGTTAAGTACGCAGTTGCTCACGATCACATCGGCAGTATCATCAGCTACAGGCATCTTTTCTATGTCGCCATAGCGGAACTCGACATTGTTGTATCCCAGTTTATCTGAATTAATTCTGGCCTTTTCGATCATCGGCTCTGTAAAGTCAATTCCAATTACTTTACCCGTCTCTCCTGTTTCATGTCTGGCGATGAAACAATCATTACCAGCTCCAGAACCCAAATCAATCACTACATCGCCCTTCTGGATATTAGCAAAAGCGGTAGGCAATCCACATCCCAATGCCAGGTCAGCATCAGCTTCATAGCCATCCACTGCACTATAATCATCCGTCATGATATTATACACTTCCCCAGATGATACTGTAGCCCCACAACAAGACGATGCATTAACAGCCGTTTCTTGCGTGGCTATCTTGGCATATTTGTCCTTTACGATTTGTTTTAATTCTTCTGATGTGCTCATGTCGTTTATATTTATTGTAAAAATACGATAGAGCAAATAAAAAGATTAAGAAACCTTAAAATTTCTATCCGAACATGACAACTATCATAATTTCTAACGTTGCTATCCGCTGACCCATAAGATATTTTCAAGAGGCTACCATTTGATCAAATATTTGAGGAATATTGCAATCGATTTACCAGTGTATGACTAGCAAAAAGAGAAAGAAACCTAATCGTAAAAAACAAGATCAAGCCAGTGGTTTAAGTTTACTGATCAATTGGTCTTTGAGACTCTTGGTCTTTGGATTGGTACTGTTTATTCTATTCTTCAGTGCCATTCATGCGGGCGTATTTGGCCCCATGCCAAGCAATGAAGATCTTGAAAACCTGATCAACTCACAAGCCTCTGAAGTTTATAGTCAGGATGGTGAACTCATAGGCCGGTACTTTCTTGAAAACAGATCGGAGGTTAAACTCGCAGATATTTCACCAGACCTGGCTCACGCCTTAGTAGCCACGGAAGACTCTCGGTTCTATGAACACCGAGGGGTTGATCATCTAGGTATGCTGAGGGTGTTGGTAAAGTCTATCATCCTTGGACAAAATGCCGGTGGTGGCAGTACCATTAGCCAACAATTAGTGAAGAATGTTTTTGGGCGTGAAGACCACGGATGGCTGACGATGCCCGCTGTGAAAGCAAGAGAAGCAGCCATTGCCAATAAACTCAACGAAGTTTATACCAAAGATGAAATCCTCGAACTCTATCTCAACACAGTTTCCTTTGGGGAAGACACTTACGGCATCAAAACGGCTTGTGAGCGTTTCTTCTCTACCTCTCCTGCAGAAATTAAGACAGAACAAGCCGCAGTACTCATTGGCATGCTGAAGGCTCCTCACTCCTACAATCCCAGACTCAACCCCGATCGTTCCAAGATCAGAAGAAATGTAGTGCTGGGTCAAATGGAAAAGGCCGGGTATTTAACCATAGACCAGGCCAATGACCTCAAAGCGCTGCCCTTAGAACTCAACTACAACCGAAGCATCAGCGAAACCTTCTCCGCACAACACCTTACCCAGCACCTCAAACAACGAATTCAAAAATGGTTGGACGAAAATCCAAATGAAGAGGGTGAAAGCTATAACATCGATACCGATGGGTTGAAAATTTACACCACCATAGATTCCCGGATGCAGCAATATGCCCAGGAGGCTGTGATCGCTCATCTGGACCAGCTTCAGAAAACTTTTGACTCCGACCTCAAGCAACAAGGCAAATGGCCTAAAGACATTGACGCTACCTTACAATCTGGCTTTCTAGTGAGCAATCCACATACGGGACACGTACTCGCCTGGGTGGGCGGAAGAGATTTCAAAACCTCCCAATACGATCACATCCTGTCCGAAAGACAGGTAGGTTCCGTTTTCAAACCCATAGTTTATGCCAAAGCGATAGAAGATGGTTATGCCCCCTGTGACTTCATTCCTAATCGACAAATTGAATACACGCAGTATGACGGCTGGACGCCACAAAATGCTGATGGTGATTATAGCGGCAGTTATTCTCTGCTAGGGGGCTTGACCCATTCGATTAATACCATCAGTGTGCAACTGCTGATGGAATCCGGCATCGAAGATGTCATCGAATTTGCTGAAAAGCTGGGCGCAACGAGTGATTTGCCAGAGGTACCTTCTATCGCCTTAGGAGTAGCCAATATGTCCGTACAGGAGATCAGTAAACTGTATATGCCATTCGCCAATGCAGGCTGGCAACACGAGCAAATCATCATCACCCGAATAGAAGATGCCGATGGGCAGGTGATCTTTACCAACGAACTCGAAGCATCCGAACAAGTGGTATCCGAACAGGTAGCGCGACAAATCACCAATATGATGCAATCTGTAACCAATAAAGGTACCGCTCGCCGACTGCGAAGCTGGTACGGCATTCAAGGGCCGATAGCTTCGAAAACCGGCACCACGCAAAACCATGCTGATGGCTGGTTTGTGGGCTATACTCCCGATTGGTTGGGTGTGGTCTGGGTGGGCGCTGACAATCCGGGTTTGCACTTCAGCTCTATTAAAGATGGTCAGGGTGCCAACATGGCTTTGCCGATTTGGTCGAAGTTTTACCAAAAAGTAAAAACTGATCCCGCACTGGCTCAGCAAATGCAAAACGCTTTTCCTTTTGCCAATGACTTAAATTGTGAACTCTACCAAGAAGACAACTTCCTACAAAAGACCTTTAGAAAGAAGCTCAAGAAAAACAAAGACACCGGTCTGGAAGATGAAGACTCAGAAGAAGCCGAAGAAGAACAACCACAAAAGAAGAAAAAGCGGTTTTGGGATATTTTTAAGAAGAAGAAAAAGTGACGGGTGTGTATGAACAATTGTATATCACACATTATGTGTGTTATTTCTCAAAAATAGGAATAACCGATCTCAAAGTACACATTACTTATTCCTAATATCGGTTAAGATTTCTTTAATATCCCTAAGCAAACTCACTACCTCATTCGTATCATGTGTATTACCATCAGTGGCGGTTCTGCTAGATAATTTTTCCCGCTGGGCGAGGACGGCGTCTTTGAAGTCGCTGGCGTCAATGATACCTACCAGCTGCATATCGCTTTTCATGGGATTGCCTTGACTGGCGGTTTCGATCTTTAGAATTTTTAGTTGAAGCAGCTTCAATATTGGGTTTTCTATGAATGTCAGATCCTGAATGTTTTCTAATGGGATGGTCTTCTCCACTTTGAACATTACTCCCTTTTTAAATTGCAAATGATGGGCAGTAAGGGAACAACTCAAACTCTCGTAATATCTCCGACTGATGTATTGGCCCAAACCCAAAAACCATATCGGCAACAGGACAATACCAAACACGGATAAGGTCATAAAAAAAGACACTGTGAGTAACGTATAAAGTTTAATCTTGGGGCTGAATTCTGCTACTTGAAGGGGTGCTGTAGGTTTTGTCATGTTGATTTTAGTTTTTGAGTCGCAGGAAAGTTATAAAACAATAGGTAATAGACCATCCACTTCGTCTTCTTGCATAAATTTAATTCTCCTGTTTTCTTTGATCCCAAAGAACGCCTATCATTGTACTATGCTGTTCAATCGACTCAATATTGGTAATAAACTCGCCCTGACGATGATTGGGTTGCTGCTCATGGTCTCAGCATTTATCTCCTATTTGTTTTACGTTCAGTTCGACTCTGCCCTAAAAGAAAGAGTGCTCTTGCAGCTCTCCTCAGTCAAGCAATTGAAAATCGTAAAAATAAGAAAAGAACTTAACGAGCGGTATGAGGCTTTCAGTCTGCGCTCCAGAAATCCAGACAGTACCGAACCTTCCCCACTTTTCTTCCATGAAGGCATCTACGCCACCGTACCGGATTCACTACTTGGCTATCCGATAAAAACCATGCTCGATGAAGTCGGTGGCCGAATTACTCTGTTTGATCTGACGCAGCATAACCCCTCTCATGAAATCACCATTGGACTTATCACCCAAATTCAAGGCGGTTTTTTGATCGCCTTGGCTGAAGAGCCGGAGATTCAAGGCATTCTGCTCGAACGTACAGGACTAGGACAAACAGGTGAATCCTATATCGTTGGCAGCGATTTTAAGCTTCGAACCAAATCGCGATTTTTAAGAGATAGCCCCAAAAACATTACTGTAAAGTCTGACGGTGTCCTTAGGGCGCTGAACAACGAGCCAGGAGAAGATCTGATCTACGATTACCGTGGCACTCAGGTATTTAGTAGTTATGAAAAAATAGAGCTCAATGGACTGAAGTGGGTCATTCTCACAGAGATCAATCGTCAGGAAGCCTTATTTCCATTAGAGGAACTGAAAAACAATTTGATGATTATGATTCTGGTGATCATCTTCGCCGTGCTCATAGGTTCGTATTATCTTTCGAAAAAAATGGTTAGTCCTATTGTGGAAATGGAGCAGAAACTGATAGACATGTCTAAGGGAATCTTAGACCCTATCAAATCTCCACAAAGCAGAGATGATGAGATTGGACATATGTTCGACGCTTTGAACAAGCTCGTCAATGCTCTCAACGAAACCATCGTCTTTGCGGGTAAGATTGGCGCTGGAAATTTTGATGCCTCCTATCAGTTGCTGAGTGAGGATGACAAATTGGGGCAGGCACTCATGCAAATGAAAGAAAAGCTCCAAGAGTATCATAAAAACGAGCAACGCCTGCTTCTCGAAAACCAAAGATCCATATTGAACGGAGAAGAAGGCGAGCGCTCGAGGTTATCGAAAGAAATGCATGACGGATTAGGCCCGATGCTCACTACCATGAAAATGAGTATCCAATCGGCTGAGCTCTCCGCCCCTACAAAAAAAAGCATACTCAATCATATAGACGAAACGATCAAAGAAGTACGTCGGATGTCCAACAACCTCATGCCGAGTGTACTAGCCGACTTTGGGGCTGGTGAAGCCATTGGCAACCTGGTGGATCAAATCAATAACAGCTCGGATATCAAAATTCGATATAAAAATGACATGCCCAGTGAAGCCAAAATAGACGACTCGATTCAAATCACGCTGTACAGGGTAGCCCAAGAATCGATCAACAACGCCATCAAACACTCTAAGGCCAAAGAAATAAAACTGTCGATTACAGCTTTTGACAATCGAGTGAGTTTCTTTGTATCCGACAACGGTGTAGGATTTGATCCAAAGAAAAACACGAACGGCAACGGGCTTCGTAATATGAAAGAAAGAATTAAGTTAGTCAACGGAACTTTAGATATAGAAACTCAACCTACCGGTACCACCTTAGAAATTGAAATTCCAATCGAATGAGCAAGATCAAAATCATTGTAGCTGACGACCATCAGTTGTTTCGAGAGGGCATCATTGCCTTACTCTCCAAAAATGAATCATTAGATATCATTGGGGAAGCTGCCTCTGCCAGTGAGCTTTTTGAATTGATGGATAAAAATGCACCGCACGTGGTGCTCATGGACATCTCCATGCCTGAAACCAACGGCTTAGACGCTATAAAAACGGCAAGAGATAAATATCCTAAATCAAAATTCATTGTACTCACGATGCATGCTGAAGGGCAATATGTAGTAAAAGCCGTTCGAAATGGCGCATTTGGCTACTTGATCAAGAATGCAGATGAGAACGAACTCATTGCAGCTATAGAAGCTGTGGCGCTAGGCAAAAAGTACTTCAATAGCGAGATTTCAGAACTCATGATCGGCAACATGGCACTCGAAGGCGAGTCGCACAAAAAACTATCCGACCGTGAAATGGAAGTACTCGAACTGGTTTCTGAAGGGCGTACCACCAAGGAAATTGCCGACCAGCTTTTTGTGAGTGCCAGAACTGTAGATACCCATCGAGTGAACATGATGAAAAAACTCAGCGTACAAAACACAGCTGAATTAATCAAAAAAGCAGCTCACTTAAAGCTCATTTGACTCTCCGTATTTATACTGAGCAAAGAATACAAAGATTTGCAGAGCTTTACATTTCAGTTAAAAACCTAAATTAGCATTGAAATTAGGCATAACTTGACTAGTTCCATCTAAACTTTGACGCATGCACATATTCGACATTATTGCTGTACTGATCTTTTTTTCAGGGTTATTCATTTTTGTAAATACCTTTTATCTAAAGCTCCCCTCTTCTATTGGGTTAAGTATTCTGGCTTTATTGCTGTCTTTCATTGTTTTGATTTTTGGAATGGTTTTTCCGGAATTTCATCTCGCGGAGCAGGTCAAGGCTTATGACATGGAAGATGTGCTGGTCAGGTTTGTCCTCAGTGTGATGCTGTTTGCTGGTGCCCTAAACATTGATTTCGGCAAATTGGGAGATCAATTGATTCCCGTGATTGTATTGGCCTTTTTGGGTGTACTCATTTCGACTTTTGTGATTGGTACTCTGATCTATTACTTACTCGATTTTATGAATATTGAATTGAGTTATCTAGGAAGTTTAGTCTTTGGTGCATTGATTTCTTCGACAGACCCTGTCGCCATTACTAAGATTATCCATAGGCATAAATTATCAGTTGAATTAGAAAACAAAATTTCTGGAGAAGCGCTGCTTAATGGAGGTATTGCCATCGTTTTGGCACTTTTCTTTGTGAGCTTGTTTAGAGAGCAAGAAGTCTCAGGCAGTTTGAGTATTGGTAGTTCGATCTGGGTAATGCTTAGAGACTTAGGTGGCGGATTGATTGTAGGATTGTTTTTTGGATGGTTGGGTTATCAGGCCTTGAAGTATATAGACAATGATGAAGCACAAGTTGAAGTGCTTATCACTATGGCATTGGTAATGGTAGGTTCTTATACTGCCAATTATTTCAATGTATCTTCTATGTTAGTAGCGGTGATGTCTGGCTTGGTGATTAGAAACTCAGAAAAAAGCTCGGATGGAGAAAGTGCCGTTGGCTATTATGTATTCAAATTTTGGCAGCTAATGGAAGAATCTCTGGCAGCTATGCTTTTTGTACTCATCGGGTTTGAAATGTTAGTCATTCCATTAAGACTGGACTACTTTGCTGCAGGCTTTTTCGCGCTGAATATTGTACTGTTTGCTCGCTGGATAAGTGTATTTCTGCCTATCAAGCTCTTATCCTCTAGTCATGCCTTTGATAAGGGAACAGTTTCGGTACTTTCCTGGGGGGCACTTCGAGGCGGACTGCCCGTTGCAGTTTCCTTAGCCTTATCTGGGTTCCCGGGTCAGGAGATTATTGTAACGATGACTTATGTTGTAGTTGTCTGCTCTGTCATCTACCAAGGGTTCACCCTTGGACATGTCGTGAGGTCCTATCAATCTCAACAGTTTCAAACCAAATAATTCCAATCACAAAACAATCCATCGTTTTTTGATTGAAAATCAAAATTTTACCTCAATATTTAATATTGATACGGAATTTTATACCATTCTGCTAAAATCCTATTAGCAGTCATCAATTTATTACTTGATACTACCTTCCATAGCATAGAATTTACGGTTTGTAAATCTTTTTATCATTAACCAACAAATCTATGAGAGGTATTTTATCTAGTATAATGATCCTGATAGGGTCATTCATTTTCAACCAGCACGCTTTGATGGCACAGCAACCCGAAGGTATAGGCTGTGGTACATCTAAGGCAATGGAAGAGCTCTATCGAGCCAGGCCAGATGCTCAACAAAAAGCTCAAGAATTCAATCAACTGACCAAATTTTTCAGTCAACAGCAATCGAACCAACGGACAGCTGCTACTTCGTATACCATACCAGTAGTTTTTCATGTTTTTGGTACTGATTTTCTCGGATCTTCGGTGACACAGGCCATCATCGAAGATGCACTTCAAAAGACCAATGAAGACTTCAATGGTTTAAACCACGATTATGGTGACGTTTCTGCTTACTTCAGCGGCAGAAAAGCGACTTTGGATATTGATTTTGTTTTGGCCAAAATTGATCCTAATGGGAATGCAACTACAGGTATTACCTGGAATCCTGTCAGATCGGGATTTGGTAATGGAGGCGGCTATGACAGCCAAATTCAGCAATATGCGTGGGACAACAACAAGTACATGAATATCTATATCATGTTGGACTTGTACGATGACGGTTCAACAAATAATTCTGGTGTAGCCTGGTATCCAGATCAATGGATGACAGATAATAATCTGGCTCGTGTGGTCTACAATGGCCGATATTTGGGTTCTAACACAAGCGAAAACTTCAGAAGAGTGTTAACTCATGAGTTCGGGCACTACCTTAATCTTGCGCATACCTTTGACAATGGTTGTGCTTCTCCAGGAGATAATGTGAGCGATACACCATCCACTACTTCTAACGCTGGCACCTGTAACTACACGATAGAAACCTGTAGCGGTGCTGGTCCAGCCAATGGTGAGAACTTCATGGATTATTCTGAATGCTACAGAATGTTTACCCAAGGTCAGGTAGCTCGCATGGAGGCCGCTCTCGGTCATACTTCCCGACAACCCCTATGGCAACCATCTAACCTTTCAGCTACAGGAGTAGGCGGCATAGGTGCTCATTTGCTCTTATCTTCCACTTCTTTTCAGGAAGAATCAACCAATGACGGAACCGTAAACGGCCAAGCCAATATCACAGCAGAAAACGGAGCTTCTTTTGCTACAACTGGTTCCTTGACCGAGGGCGTACATTACACAACGGCCAATCTACCTTCCGGACTGAATATTTCGATTAACGTTAATAACAGTACTTCAGCTACTTTTACTCTATCAGGTGCAGCTAACAATCATAGTGAAGCCAACAGTTTAAGCGATCTTTCTGTTACCTTTCTGGATCCAGCCATAACTGGTGGAGCAGGCAGTTTGTTCAGCCCTACATTGACCATGGGCATTCAGTTCATTAATCCCTATCAAATTGTATATGAGGATATGGCAAACGTGTCAGCCAGTGCCTCCTCTACCTGGACGCATTTCACTCTAAATACTGGTGGACATGATTTTGGTGTATGGTACGACAACGGCAAACTGCGATTAGAGACCTACACCAAACCTATGATTTGTGAAGGAACTTCTAGAAATTTAACAAAATTGAATTTTGGAGACCTGATCAATGCCTCATCCAATTGGGTAGCAGGTGGCGCCTATCCGGATGAACATGATTTACGTTCTAGCGAATATACCGTATGGGATGGTTCCTCAGGATACATAGGTTTCCAGGTAACCAACAATCAAGGGTTAAACATTCATGGCTGGTTTAGAGTTACTGTTTCCGCTAATGGAAATTCATTCACCATTCATGACTATGCCTATAATGAAGATCCATCGGGATCGATCACGGCCGGTCAAACTACTGGAAATTCGGGTAATCCGCCAGTAGCTGCCTTCTCTGCTTCAGCCACAACAATAAATGAAGGAGAGTCCATTACCTTTTCCGATGAATCTACCCACTCTCCCACCAGCTGGAATTGGACATTTGAAGGAGGAACTCCTGCAACCAGCACAGATCAAACCCCTGAAGTGACCTACCCTACTGCAGGTGTCTATGAAGTAACTCTAGAAGTATCCAACGCCAGCGGAAACGATGTAATCACTCAGTCAAATTATATCACTGTCAATGGATCAAATAATCCAGATTACTGTGCATCCGCTGGCAACAGGGTTTCCTATGAGTGGATAGCCAATGTTTCGGTGGACAATTTTTCGAACGCATCAGGAGCTCAAACCTATTCGGATTTTACAGATCAAACAGTTGCTCTAACCAAAGGACAGAGTCATTCCATTTCTCTAACACCTGGTTTTGCTGGTTCAGCGTACAACGAATACTTCAGAATATGGATTGATTATAATCAAGATGGCGATTTTGAAGATGCTGGCGAGTTAGCCTTTGATGCGGGTTCTGCCTCAAACTCAACTGTGAATGGATCATTAACTCCTCCTGGTTCGGCTACCATCGGAAATACACGCATGCGAGTATCCATGAAATACAGCACCGCACCTACTTATTGTGGTGATCAAGGAGATGCGGAAGTCGAGGACTATACAGTCAACATCAGTGATGGCTCAACCAATCCACCTGCAGATTATTGTGAAGTGACTAATGGAGCACCAAGTGGTCAATACATCAAAAGAGTGCAAATAGGCTCTATTGATAATAGTACCACTTACGTATCTGGTGGCTATTCAGATTATACCTCACAAAGCACGACGCTCTCTGGCGGAAATTCAGCTTCTATCACGGTCACCCCGCACACCACCTGGAACGGTACTGGGGCTAAAGCCTGGATTGACTGGAATCAGGACGGCGACTTTGATGACGCTAACGAAGAAGTGCTTTCAGGATCCGGAACTGGTGGAAGCTATTCGGCAAATTTCAATGTACCGACTGGCGCAACGAATGGTTCGACCCGACTACGCGTGAGGGCCTTGTATGGAGGTACAATAAACCCTTGTGGAGAAGGTTACTTTAGTGAAGTGGAAGATTACACCATCCAAGTCACAGGAGGTGCAGCAGGGCCAATTAACCAAGAAGGTGTTTATGGTAGCGCAAAAATATACCCTAACCCTTTCAAGGATTTTATTCAACTGGATTTGACGGACTTTAAGGCCGAAGAAGTGGAAGTCACACTTTTCGATCTAACTGGAGCCATCAAGTTTCAACAGAATATTTCTTCGAGTGATCGACAATTGAGACTTGGAGCAAACCTAGAAGGTGGATTCTATGTTCTCCAAATCAGAACTGATCAACTACGTCAAGCCTTTCGCGTAGTCAAGTCAGAGTAACAAATTTAAAAAGAGGCTGTCTCAAAAGTAGTTCGTCATTGCGAACGCAGTGAAGCAATCTTATGATACGATCCGTATCCGAAGAATAAGATCACTTCGTTCCACTCGTGATGACGTAGATATTAGCTTTTGAGACAGTCTCTTTTTCCTTTATGGTGCTGTAGCCTTATACAAAATGGCTGCACTTGCTGCCTTTATCTGATATTCCGCACCAGCTTCTATAAATACACTCTCTCCTTTTTCACGACGTAGTTCTTTCTCACCTTCGAACATCGTGACTTCTCCGTCTAACACGATCAAGATCTGTGCGGTAGAAGCATCGCTTTTATAAATGTTTCCAGACTTCAATTCTATCTTACTCAGCTCAAAGTCAGGTGCCGGACTCTTATAAATTCGTTCTAAGCCATCCTCTTGCAACTCACCCTGCATGATATTTGGATGAGTCTCTTCAAAAGCCACGTGCTTGAGCAACTCAGGTACATCTACATGCTTTGGAGTCAAACCTCCGCGCAGCACATTGTCCGAGTTGGCCATTAGCTCCATATTTTGCCCTTCCATATAAGCATGCGGTATGCCAGCATCCTGAAAAACAGCTTCACCTGGATTGACTTTAACTATATTGAAAAAGTAGATCGAATAGATTCCCTTATCCAATTTCCCATCCTGACAAAAAGTTTTATAGGCTTTGGCTGCCCAGTAGTCCGCTGAAGACTTGACTAAATCCCCTGCTTCATATTTAGGTAGTACTCTTTCAATCAAAGGACGAAGCACCTTTTCTGTGGTATCATCTGACTCTTCCATTACCGTTTGGTACAGCCCCTTGTATCCGTCTGATTCAAATACTGAAATCAAATGTGACAACTCCGGCATATTGGATAAGGTCTCTTTCAATTTTGCTTCAGGCAAGAAACCATGCAACAACCAAAATTCGCTCAAGGCCACCATGATTTCAGGCTTGTGGTTGTCGTCTTTGTAGTTTCTATGCGGTGCACTGATCGGTATACCCAATTCGTTTTCCCTGGCAAAACCTTTTTCCGCCTCTGCCTTCGTCGGGTGCACTTGGATAGAAAGCATGTCATTCACATCCAAGACCTTAAATAGAAATGGTAACCTTCCGAATTTCGATTCTATTACTGGGCCTAAGATACTTTTCGGGTCTCCCTCAATAAACTCATTCAGAGGAGAATTTTTACTGTCCAAAATTGCTGGTGCATTGACATGGGCACCTAGCCAATATTCGGCATATGGTTTTTCTTCTGCTGTGATGCTCAATAATTGGGGAATATATGAACTGCCTCCCCAAGCATAGTTTTGAATTTTCCCTTTTATTGCGTGTACTTTCGACATGTGTTTATTCTAATCTTGAATGAGCGGGTGCCTGTTGTTTTGGCTTGCAATTTAGCAAGGATTATTAGTTCCAACTAACAACCAGACTAAGACAATCAAAGGGCACTATTAACTAATTCATTTGCTTGCTCGTATTCTTGATTCAGAAAATATTTGATCGCCTGGTGCACCATTGTTTCATCTACCTCGGCATCGTTTTCTATCTTTTTTAGCACTTGGTGTATGGATTCGGCCACGTCAAATTTAAAGACATCGATCTTCGTTTCCCTGGAATTTATTGCTGCAATATGAGACTCCGTTTGGATTAAATTTTTAAATCCGTTTTCTACACTGGGCTCAATTTCTGTTCCTTCGTTCCAGTCATTCCAGGTTTCAATCATAACATACTTCATGGGTATCTCTCCCTGATAACTATGGATATACATCCATGTAGAATCATAGGTAGCTCCACCGCTGCGAGATATGAGCCTATTGCCTCCCCATGAAGTATTTTTTCTATCATCAAACCCTGGCCATACACCTCCTCCACTAAATGAATAGGCTTTATTTTCAAATTTATTGATCTGATCATAGAAGTAATTCAAATACGGCTTGCCCCAGTTGGAACCATCAGCGAGCCATTCGCCGCCAGGCTGCACCCAAGGATAGAATGCATCTACATAGTCTTGAGTATTTTCACCTTCTCCGAAGGTATTCCAGATCAGCAGAGACTGACCTTTTCCAAATATCGAGTCCATTGACTCCTTTAATCCCTTGGCCGTAATGAATTTATTAGGGTAATCAAAGGAATAAAAAATAGGTTTTTGATCATAGATTAAATAATGTTTGTTGTCATCTACATATTTGGTTTTGAACTGAGATAGCTTCAATAAAGTAGTATCCAAAGGAGCTTCTAAGTCAAAACCCTGATCATCGAAACTCACAGCAAATTTGAAATTAAATCCATCCATACTAAGGCTGTCCAGTTCTCGAATAGCTTCCACCACACGCTCGAGTCCAATACGATCAAATTCATCCTTGACGTTGACCACGATACCGTTGATACCTGCACTCCAAGCCAATAACAGATGATAATAAATGGTG
The sequence above is drawn from the Reichenbachiella sp. genome and encodes:
- a CDS encoding arsenite methyltransferase produces the protein MSTSEELKQIVKDKYAKIATQETAVNASSCCGATVSSGEVYNIMTDDYSAVDGYEADADLALGCGLPTAFANIQKGDVVIDLGSGAGNDCFIARHETGETGKVIGIDFTEPMIEKARINSDKLGYNNVEFRYGDIEKMPVADDTADVIVSNCVLNLVPNKKNVIAEIFRVLKPGGHFSISDIVLVGELPEALQHDAEMYAGCVSGAIQKEEYLGFIEDQGFSNITIQKEKTIDIPDDILSKYLDEEGLAQFKSGSTGIFSVTVYAEKPGAKKDKPRVKLSELQNSCESGSGCC
- a CDS encoding transglycosylase domain-containing protein, with the translated sequence MTSKKRKKPNRKKQDQASGLSLLINWSLRLLVFGLVLFILFFSAIHAGVFGPMPSNEDLENLINSQASEVYSQDGELIGRYFLENRSEVKLADISPDLAHALVATEDSRFYEHRGVDHLGMLRVLVKSIILGQNAGGGSTISQQLVKNVFGREDHGWLTMPAVKAREAAIANKLNEVYTKDEILELYLNTVSFGEDTYGIKTACERFFSTSPAEIKTEQAAVLIGMLKAPHSYNPRLNPDRSKIRRNVVLGQMEKAGYLTIDQANDLKALPLELNYNRSISETFSAQHLTQHLKQRIQKWLDENPNEEGESYNIDTDGLKIYTTIDSRMQQYAQEAVIAHLDQLQKTFDSDLKQQGKWPKDIDATLQSGFLVSNPHTGHVLAWVGGRDFKTSQYDHILSERQVGSVFKPIVYAKAIEDGYAPCDFIPNRQIEYTQYDGWTPQNADGDYSGSYSLLGGLTHSINTISVQLLMESGIEDVIEFAEKLGATSDLPEVPSIALGVANMSVQEISKLYMPFANAGWQHEQIIITRIEDADGQVIFTNELEASEQVVSEQVARQITNMMQSVTNKGTARRLRSWYGIQGPIASKTGTTQNHADGWFVGYTPDWLGVVWVGADNPGLHFSSIKDGQGANMALPIWSKFYQKVKTDPALAQQMQNAFPFANDLNCELYQEDNFLQKTFRKKLKKNKDTGLEDEDSEEAEEEQPQKKKKRFWDIFKKKKK
- a CDS encoding PH domain-containing protein — its product is MTKPTAPLQVAEFSPKIKLYTLLTVSFFMTLSVFGIVLLPIWFLGLGQYISRRYYESLSCSLTAHHLQFKKGVMFKVEKTIPLENIQDLTFIENPILKLLQLKILKIETASQGNPMKSDMQLVGIIDASDFKDAVLAQREKLSSRTATDGNTHDTNEVVSLLRDIKEILTDIRNK
- a CDS encoding ATP-binding protein, whose protein sequence is MLFNRLNIGNKLALTMIGLLLMVSAFISYLFYVQFDSALKERVLLQLSSVKQLKIVKIRKELNERYEAFSLRSRNPDSTEPSPLFFHEGIYATVPDSLLGYPIKTMLDEVGGRITLFDLTQHNPSHEITIGLITQIQGGFLIALAEEPEIQGILLERTGLGQTGESYIVGSDFKLRTKSRFLRDSPKNITVKSDGVLRALNNEPGEDLIYDYRGTQVFSSYEKIELNGLKWVILTEINRQEALFPLEELKNNLMIMILVIIFAVLIGSYYLSKKMVSPIVEMEQKLIDMSKGILDPIKSPQSRDDEIGHMFDALNKLVNALNETIVFAGKIGAGNFDASYQLLSEDDKLGQALMQMKEKLQEYHKNEQRLLLENQRSILNGEEGERSRLSKEMHDGLGPMLTTMKMSIQSAELSAPTKKSILNHIDETIKEVRRMSNNLMPSVLADFGAGEAIGNLVDQINNSSDIKIRYKNDMPSEAKIDDSIQITLYRVAQESINNAIKHSKAKEIKLSITAFDNRVSFFVSDNGVGFDPKKNTNGNGLRNMKERIKLVNGTLDIETQPTGTTLEIEIPIE
- a CDS encoding response regulator transcription factor, translating into MSKIKIIVADDHQLFREGIIALLSKNESLDIIGEAASASELFELMDKNAPHVVLMDISMPETNGLDAIKTARDKYPKSKFIVLTMHAEGQYVVKAVRNGAFGYLIKNADENELIAAIEAVALGKKYFNSEISELMIGNMALEGESHKKLSDREMEVLELVSEGRTTKEIADQLFVSARTVDTHRVNMMKKLSVQNTAELIKKAAHLKLI